A DNA window from Limanda limanda chromosome 6, fLimLim1.1, whole genome shotgun sequence contains the following coding sequences:
- the LOC133003774 gene encoding C-signal-like translates to MSGARSFGQCGSVLVTGASRGIGLQMVDSLAGGGFPPGKILATTRNPDGAKKLQDLALKHPNIHIIPLDVLSQESIDTCVEEVSRLVQEEGLNCLINNAGINVRSDFHTVTADKMVENFRTNAVAPLMITKAFLPLLKAAASRGGAAGSGSMSIQRAAVINISSQLGSVALNWGETANVKEYPYRTSKCALNMVSRCMATDLGLDGILCLAMHPGWVHTDMGGSQAPLSPEDTIPSMLSVIGGLSVKDHGSFVSFCGEVLPW, encoded by the exons ATGAGCGGGGCCAGGAGCTTCGGACAGTGCGGCTCGGTGCTGGTGACCGGAGCCAGCCGCGGGATCGGGCTGCAGATGGTCGACAGCCTGGCTGGAGGAGGCTTCCCCCCGGGGAAGATTCTAGCCACGACCCGGAACCCCGACGGCGCCAAG AAACTTCAGGATCTGGCTCTGAAACATCCCAACATCCACATCATCCCTCTGG ATGTACTGAGCCAGGAGAGCATAGATACATGTGTAGAGGAGGTGAGCCGGCTGGTGCAAGAAGAGGGTCTCAACTGCCTGATCAACAATGCAGGGATTAATGTTAGGAGTGACTTTCACACTGTTACAGCCGACAAGATGGTAGAAAACTTCCGCACCAACGCTGTGGCTCCTCTAATGATCACCAAG gccttcctccctctgctaAAAGCAGCTGCgtccagaggaggagcagccggCTCAGGGAGCATGAGCATCCAGAGGGCAGCAGTTATCAATATTTCCTCTCAGCTGGGCTCTGTGGCGCTCAACTGGGGGGAGACTGCAAATGTCAAAGAGTACCCCTACAGGACATCCAAG TGTGCCCTAAACATGGTGAGTCGCTGTATGGCTACAGACCTCGGGCTTGATGGGATTCTCTGTTTGGCCATGCACCCAGGCTGGGTCCACACCGACATGGGGGGGTCTCAG GCTCCATTGAGTCCAGAGGACACGATTCCCTCCATGTTGTCTGTGATCGGTGGCCTGAGTGTAAAGGATCATGGGTCGTTTGTGAGCTTTTGTGGAGAGGTGCTGCCCTGGTGA
- the LOC133003204 gene encoding coatomer subunit delta, producing the protein MVLLAAAVCTKAGKAIVSRQFVEMTRTRVEGLLAAFPKLMNTGKQHTFVETDSVRYVYQPLEKLYMVLITTKNSNILEDLETLRLFSRVIPEYCRVLEESEISEHCFDLIFAFDEIVALGYRENVNLAQIRTFTEMDSHEEKVFRAVRETQEREAKAEMRRKAKELQQARRDAERSGKKVPAFGGFGSAGMTSISSGSIITDTIVEPEKPKITPSTARSSGPSKALKLGAKGKEVDNFVDKLKSEGETIMSNTGKRGSDVSKVLPPPVNVESVHLRVEEKISLTCGRDGGLQNMELLGMVTLRVMDDKNGRIRLILNNNDNKGLQLQTHPNVDKKLFTAESVIGLKNPEKSFPLNNDVGVLKWRLQTTDEALIPLTINCWPSESATGCDVNIEYELQEDSLELNDVVISIPVPSGVGAPVIGDLDGEYKHDSRRNILEWCLPVIDSNNKTGSLEFSIAGQPNDFFPVNVSFVSKRNYCDIQVTKVTQVDGDISTKFSSETSFVVDKYEIL; encoded by the exons ATG GTGCTGTTGGCAGCGGCGGTGTGCACCAAGGCCGGGAAGGCCATTGTATCGCGGCAGTTTGTGGAAATGACCCGGACTCGTGTAGAGGGTCTCCTGGCTGCATTCCCCAAACTGATgaacacaggcaaacagcaCACCTTTGTGGAAACAGACAGTGTTCGCTATGTGTATCAGCCTCTTGAGAAACTCTACATGGTCCTCATCACCACCAAGAACAGCAACATCCTTGAGGACCTGGAGACGCTCAGACTCTTCTCCCGCGTG ATCCCAGAATACTGTCGTGTGCTGGAGGAGAGTGAAATATCAGAGCACTGTTTTGACCTGATCTTTGCCTTCGATGAGATTGTGGCATTAGGCTACAGAGAGAACGTCAACCTGGCTCAGATCCGCACCTTCACAGAGATGGACTCCCACGAGGAGAAGGTGTTCCGTGCTGTCAGAGAG ACCCAAGAAAGAGAGGCCAAggcagagatgaggaggaaggcCAAGGAGCTGCAACAGGCTAGACGAGACGCTGAGCGCTCCGGAAAGAAGGTGCCTGCTTTTGGCGGCTTCGGCAGCGCTGGCATGACCAGTATCTCCTCAGGGTCCATCATCACAGACACCATCGTCGAGCCGGAGAAACCCAAGATCACACCCAGTACAGCCAG aTCAAGTGGACCCAGTAAGGCTCTGAAACTGGGCGCTAAAGGAAAAGAGGTGGACAACTTTGTTGACAAGCTGAAGTCTGAGGGTGAAACCATCATGTCCAACACAGGAAAGAGAGGCTCAGATGTATCCAAGGTTCTTCCTCCGCCAGTCAATGTGGAGAG TGTACATCTGCGTGTGGAGGAGAAGATCTCGCTGACTTGTGGTCGTGACGGTGGCCTACAGAACATGGAGTTGCTGGGCATGGTGACACTCCGAGTCATGGACGACAAGAATGGACGCATTCGCCTCATTCTCAATAATAATGACAACAAAGGGTTGCAGCTGCAA acacatCCCAATGTGGACAAGAAGTTGTTTACAGCGGAGTCCGTGATTGGCCTGAAAAATCCAGAGAAGTCCTTCCCTCTCAACAACGATGTTGGCGTGCTTAAGTGGAGACTACAGACCACAGACGAGGCCCTCATACCTCTAACCA TAAACTGCTGGCCTTCAGAGAGTGCTACTGGCTGTGATGTCAACATTGAGTatgagctgcaggaggataGTCTTGAGCTCAATGACGTGGTCATCAGCATCCCTGTACC GTCTGGGGTGGGAGCTCCAGTTATTGGTGATTTGGACGGCGAGTACAAACATGACAGCAGGCGAAACATCCTTGAGTGGTGCTTACCTGTCATTGATTCCAACAACAAGACCGGTAGCCTGGAGTTTAGCATCGCCGGTCAGCCCAATGACTTCTTTCCTGTCAACGTGTCCTTTGTGTCCAAGCGCAACTACTGTGACATCCAG GTTACCAAAGTGACTCAAGTGGATGGCGACATCTCCACTAAATTTTCTTCAGAAACCTCCTTCGTTGTCGACAAATACGAAATCCTGTAA